Sequence from the Lasioglossum baleicum chromosome 9, iyLasBale1, whole genome shotgun sequence genome:
GACGTGATGGATCTGTTCATCGAGTGCAACGTCGAGCTATGCAAGACCGACTGCGAGCCCTGTCCAGATATGAACCAGGTAGGACATTATTTTAATCGAACAGCCCAGAGTAGATTCTCTAGGGACAGAGTCCTCGCTCTATTAGTCCTTACTCCCTAATGCTAACAGACACGTTTCTATGTCCTCTTTAAGCAAATCGAGCCGGGCAGACGACGTCGACGATCGATCATGCTGCCAGCGCCCAGCAGACCCATGAACACCTCGTCAGTGCTTCTCGCAGACCCGATTAGAGTGGCCAGAGGGTTCAGAGTCATCATGGTGGACGACCTGAGCGAGGCCAGCAGCCAGGTGCTGGAGAACCTCGAGCATATCGACGTCGAACAGGTCGCGAagaccacgacgacgacgaacgtTTGCATGACTTACAGTGGCTTCTTCGTTGCCAGCTCGTTCATGATGAGCACCGTCGTCGTGACAACGATCAGCGCGCTGATCTTCTACGTGAAACTGCAAAGAGTTTACAGGTCGAAGGGCATCAGCTCGTAAACGATCAAATCGTTTGCGATCGGCGAATGTGGGAGTGGTAATCGACGAGCGAAAAGGCTAAGAAATTTCTGGGGATCGAACGGAAACCCGAGGAGACTAGGGTCCTGGGGCCATAGAACAATCGATACGGTGGCAACAGGTGAGAGGACGCCTAGCCGCCGTATCGTTTTCTAATAGCAACGCTCGCTTCTTCGTAGACCAGCCATACTCAACTTTTTGCTTCTCGAGCCACAAACATATCGGGCCGCGCATAAAAGCTTGGCGGACCGCAGTTTCAGCATGGCTGCTGTGGACTGTTTCGTCGATTGCTACCCTCGCTACACACACTTCGTACCTTTGCAGAATTTTATTATAAACACGTTTAACACTTGCTCGACTGTACAGCCATATTTCATATATCTACAATACAACcggaccgcggatctttatgcggcgTGAAATTTTCTCTCGGTGTAATCGACAAAGACTGAAGTCGAACAGTTTCTATTCGTTCCATGGAGGATTTTAATACGATCGCGTTCAAGTAGAGATACATTGTTGAATTTGATTATGGCCTCTtgcgcataaatatccgcagtctgtaTAGAACTTGACGCATTTGACAGCGGTCGGAAAAGTTGTTTTCGCGTAACCGTGTATCTGACGTTTTGAACTGAACATGAAGCGACAACAGAACCGTAGACCTTAGACAGATTTTTGTTAGGTGAATCCGAATAAATTATGTTTCTTAAAATCTGACGCCTCGTTGTTATCTGCACCCTCTTTAGCGATACACGCCGCCAGTTGGCACAAAGGGGGTGAGAAGAACTATTTTCTGTAAGATTTGCGTTGATTGACCAATCAGCGGTTGCTGCGTAGCCTACGATACTCTACGACTTGGGGTTTTCTTAAAACTACACAGGTCTCAACAGAAacaataattcctttacttaacATAAATGTAGTCGATCACAACTCTTTAGATCAGCAGAAGCATCATCGCAAACTGAATCATACCCTTCGCTACCAGTCGAACTCAGACTCATACTCATACTTAAACTTCAGTATATAGATACTCGTACAATTTAGAACCAAGAACTCAGATACTCACTCCACTTAAATCCGAGTGCCACGATACTCATTCAATTTTGATAAGTGTacttacagcttgtcaaatctagctgtgcggttgaccaaaacttaggaatgcgcagAAAAAAACAAAGACTacactcgacgagagaaggatgcaacatttgaacggtAAGGTACACACCTCGTCGAAACtacgtactgtccattatttcttacagcagtaaacacacaaaacaactgtttatatctttgtgtgaatacacttgtgtcactgtACTTTTTAACTGAATTGTCGCCACGCgcatcgtttgacaggtgacgatCGGTTCTCTATCGTTGTGAAGTTCCGCCTATTTACCACTGCGCAGCAGggtcatttccccttgcgggggacattcagccgcgcagctagatttgacaagctgtacatatTCGCCCAATTTTTATATGCGTACTCACGTACTCACTCTACCTAGATCCGAGTACTAAGATACTAACTAAATTTTGATAAGAGTACTCAGATATTCGCGTAATTCATGTATAGAACGCTCAAGTACTCACACCCACGTCCAGTGCTCGGGCCTCATACGACTCTGCGATTTTTTGAAAACGTAAAATATACAAATGCTCACCCCTGATCCTCCTCTCCGCTACAATCGCGCCCTGCATGTTCATATTCTTAAAAATACGCAAAATGTCCTCCGGATTGTTCTCCTTAATGATCAGCAAGTAGAACGTCCCGGTCTCCGAAAGGATGTCAGGAATTTTTGGGAAAACTCGATCCATAACTTTTCTACCATTGAAACCGCCAGCCCAGCTCTTGAACAGAAGCCTTTCGTCGAGGACTTCCTGGTCACTGGTTACAACATATGGCGGATTGAACACCACAACATCGAAAATGCAGCCACTGCGCATGCAGCTCAGCAAATCCATTTGCAGAACGTCTATATCCGTCGAGTTCAGTCTGCTAGTATTTCTTGTAACTCTGCAGGCATTGTTATTCAGGTCGATGGCAAGATGGTAAGTCCGACAGTGCTTGTTCAATGCCATTGCCAGGGCAGTGATCACTACGCCTGATCCGCTGCCGATTTCTAGACACATAACAGGCTTCTTAGCTTTCAGGTCCTCTAAATCAGCTTCCAAAGCATCTATCAACAGGAAAGAGTCCTCCGAAGGCTCGTACACTGTTTCTAGATCAGTGTCCGACAAGTTAGTTATTGGAGTATCCATGATGCTTTAGTTAAAGATGTACAGGAACGTCGGTATACATCGTGCAGCATTAATTACTCTTGTCCCATAGTTGTTGCAGTTCCTTTTTCCAGTTCGGGCTGATCTTCTTTGTCTAATGTGCTCATAGGATTACTATAAGAAGAGCTATGATCCAGTAAGGCTTTCCTTTTTGTCGTGTTCTTTTCTACAGCTTGGTGGATCTTGTTCAATCTCTCCTGGGTATTTTGCAGTATGTTACTCACGACCGTTATCTTATGCTTGGCATTGATAAGCTTTTTTACATAGGCATCTGTTTCTAGCGGGCACTGTAACGCATCGTTAATCCTTTGTAATTCTTCTCCCAGAGATTCGATTTGTTGTTTCAATTCTATCTGGCATATTCTATGTAAATGACAAGTATCGATTTACAAATAGGAAAATTGTATTACAGTATAAACAGAACGAACGTTGGTTATGTGTATGTATTTTCGAGTGGAAGGAAAGCTTGCGTACCTTGTTGCACGGATTCTTTCATCCAATTGATCCACTGTGGGCTTCAGCAGACTCATCAAACCTTCTGTCAAAGCATCTCTGGTCGGATTTTCACAAAAATCATCTATTTTGTCATCTATCGACGTATTATCACTAGCAGTGTCCACATCCATCTTTTCACTTGcttctaccaccgacgagatactaccGTCTTTAGTGTAGACGGCACCACTTACCGCTTATCGCGTCATTTTGTCTTATTTTTCGGAACTTGTCGATTCTTTGCAAACAAATATTTGTAAGTGGAACGTACCATAACTTTGAAAAAGATTCCTGAACATCGATCAATTTTTCAAggtttacacacacacacacacacacacacaggcaGCTCTCTTAAACATAAATTTAAGCGTGCGCAACTTTCGCGCCTTTTTACCTGTCAGTAAAATCGCTACAGCGATTGTGGCGGTTGTCGACAATGTAGATTCCTATATTGTCAAGATGTCGTTAATCGTTCATGTTCATTCGTGTCTGCATCGTTTTCTATCAACGAATTACTTTTGTTCAGAGATCCAAACGAACCTTCATGGAAGTTGAGAACGTTCCCCACATAAGAGGACCATCTATGCCATTTGCTACAAAATCCTCTCAACAAATTCATACGCAGCGCCGCCTACAGCGATCTGCAACAACCAATTCTTTATTAACAGTTGTTCCTATACAAGTGCTCGGTGTGCCCGTGGTAATCGCTGGTTCATTGATCCCCTGTGAAAGACGTTCGCAGGATCACGATGGTCCAGTGTTCTTCGCACTGTAACGCATTCCTCGCATCAATCGGCATTCTCAAGAACAACTCGGCGATCGTTAGACAGTAACCATGCCCGCTCAAACATGGACTAACCTCTTTCCTGCAAAAAGCATTTCCCACACAAGATTCGAGGAACCGGGTCGTGGTGTTTAACCTGCCGGATGACTTTTCCAATTTCCACACACTTTACCAAGAAACAGATAAAAGGTCCTAACGAAAACCGACGTAAGTACCCACGTAGAATGTTCCAACCTAAACGCTATGACAATGCAAAAGAATTATGAAGATTTACAAGCTGGTATTGGAAATTGCTTTTCAGAAAAGAATAGTTTTCGAAGTAAATGCTCAGTGCTAAAAAAAAATCTTAATTTCACCCGGTGGGTCTTCGTTTTTATGAAAAACGAGTTCACGGTTTTGTTAActtttgttaaaaataatatacacgTAAAAATGGAACACATTACAAGGTGTCCTGATGGCGCTAGTATGGTACTGTTTACTTTACGGCGTTGTAGATCCCGACGTTGAatctgttattttattttttacatacGCATTTTCATACAGTCaaccaattttcattttattgcaAAAATAATATTCATATAACACTATATACCGGTGGctatttcttaatttttgaaACATTGCTCCAAAAACACCGTCAAGATTTTTCGAACGATTAAAAAGGCTCGGCGCAGGATAAAGAAGGCTGACGGTAGTAAAATATATTATAGGGTAGAACGAGTTTTGAAAGATCGAGTAACCTTGTGTTCCCGGTTAACAGGTAAATTCGATAATGGCAGTTTAAAAAAGCCTCTGGTTGGGAGAGAAGCGAAGaaaaaaggaaggaagaaagggCGGGAGCGTGTTGGTTAGTAGAAGGGCGAAAAAGGGGCTACCTGCGACCCTATTCCGCGCAAGCAAGGGCCGTTGATTGGTCAATGCCGGCTCGTACCTGCGTGGCGCGCGCATAGTATCGGGCCAGGTATGCGTCTATCCTTTCCCGCACATGCCCCTTCCTTGCAAAAGGACGAGGCGGGCGGCGTGTTCGTTGGTGTTGGTTCCCGTTACGGCACTCTCCGGTCGTGGCTGGCGAAAGAGAGGTCGAGAGCCGTCGAGGAACCCATCGGAGAAGTGGCGAGCAGTGGCAGAACCGAGTCGTTGGAATTGCGGAGTTGTTGGAGCCGCCGCGAGTGTTCCCGGGATCCACCAGTGTCTCGTTAACTCGGGCCGCGCGAAGTCGACGATTCCGTTGGCTGACGAATAGAGTGCGTGCCGTGTGTCGTTCGCCGCGCATGGTCCGTCGAGAAGAACCACCCTGCTCTTTCTAATTGCTTTAATTACAAAGAGACCAGCCCGTACGACGGGAGTGCGTGTCCCGGACCTGTTCCGAGTggtgctctccctctctctctctctctcttcgtctccGAGTCCTCCGTGGGATCGACGATCGCTCACGACGACGACAATGGCGGCGTGAATATCCTCGGCCTCGATTGgactcgtctctctctctctctctctctctcctctccggcCAGGTGGATTCGCCCAGGTGAATCTCCTAAGGAAGATCAACTATATCCCGATAACGGTGTGATCTGTCGTCTTCACGTTTACCGACGCTAGTGTGTCCCCTTCCCCTGGTCAACAATAAACAAAtaccgtcggtaacgcgcgtgCAACGGACTGACACACGGTCCGTTACCCCTCGCCGGTCCACTGTTACTACCCCGAGGAACGTGTACGTCGAGCAACAACATATTTTAAGTTCACCGAGTTAGACGAGAAAGTGTCCACACCGTGTTTTCTCGTCCTGAGACAACGGCGGTCTTTAAAGGTAATCCCCGTGTTACCTAAACGTTTACCGGAGCTCTCGCGGAGTGTTACGTACCCCGGGAAATCGCGGACGATCCGATCTGCAATCAAGTAGAACGGAACGGACCGGCGGAATATACCGGTGGACGCGCCAACCGCGGATGAATGGGTTACCGTTTGGAAATTTAGTAGATTAGCGTTATCGCCTTCAGTTGCGCAACCTTTTCGACACCCGTGATCGGAGATTTATGGGATTCGAGTTTGGAGAGACGTGGGTGAAAGGCATCCTACTCGAGCTTAGGTAAACGACCCTTTTGAGGACCCTTCCGTAGGGAACTGATTGTTTACTGAGCTGATCGTGGGTATAAGATTGGACGTGTAATAACACTTCGCTTCTGTAGATTTACGGGACTAGATTTCCTTTGTTATATATTATAAAGAATGGCTGGAAATTTCGACAGACACATTCTCATTATTTTTGTACAGTAATGATAgaatttatgatttcggcgccaggttcgatcaaattgaTCTTATACTTCAATTCCGATCGAGAAACAAACTTCACCTTTAGTAATGATAGAGATTGTCACCGGTATTGAACGTTCACCGATAAAGCTATGATTCACGAAATCTTGAAACTTGTTAGCACGATTCCGTCggatttcaatatacatagatttaaaaatatgttcacGAGAGTGCTTTATCGACCTGTGCGTGCTACCAGCGGCATTCTCGAGATAGCTGACCGAAAAACATTGATAAGTCCCCATTAAACGATAACGACTTCGCTCATCCGTCCGGCGAAGTCTTTCGGTAAACGTCAACACAAACATTCCCATAAGAATCGGATTCATTTATTCCCGAATTAACATTTTACGAATTCCAGAGAAGATCGCGTTCTCGCGGCATGTAAAATAGTGTATCGTTAATAACGAAGGATCTTCTCGGTGTTCCGCAGCGAAGGAGCGTGAGGCGTAAGCTCCGAAGAGAGACGAACAAACTTAggcagagagagaaaggagcaaAGATAGCACGAGATGAAAATCGGTGAGTCTCGGACGTAGTCGAATGAGCGGTAGCAAGAGAAGAGGGCTTGTCCGGATGGGAGTAGTTGCTGGAACGTCAATTCCTTCGGGCAGCTCGAGGTCGCGGCAAAagaggaagaaggagaagaaagagGATCGCGGAGAAGGACAAAGGCGGTGTGTTGTTGTTCGCCGAGGCGGGACGTGGAAAAATCGTTGGTTCAGTGGCCACTACCACAAGGTGGTAGGATGGCGGCTACCACCGGGAGATACGGTGGCGGTATGGAGATGAGGCACTCGAGGAGCGAGGATCTCCTCGGCGTGATATCCGGCTCGCGTTCACCGAGCCCCAGCGTGCCATTGACAAGCACCGCGTCCGAGGACGATCTGATCGCGGCCAGCGCCCTCCACGAGGACACCAAACCTCCGTGTCCTTTGTTGTCCTCGAGAGTCGTCAGGCCGTCGGGTGTACCCGCGGATCGCATCGACCCCGAGGATTCCATTAGGGACATCGTCACCGAGAATGATCTTTACAGGTGAGTACACTTTGCTTATCACTCCACTCCGCATACAGAGATCACCGGCTGCCGAGGATCTACAAACTGAACCTGTGCGAAACGatacattcatttttttctGTGATGGAGTATTCGATATGTGACGGGTAACTCCACTGCACTCCACTCTAAAGTACCGTGGAAAAGTAAATACGAACCGCGCTCGGAAACGAAACGTGGTTGAACGCGGGTTGGTTTTCCATATTACAATGCCCGGCCTGTTTGCCCCCTTCACTTGACAGCCGGAAAGTATGCGACCCAGCATGCTTGTGCGCTTTATTCATAGTGATTTACTCCTGAACACTTCGCGCAGCGTTCCTTTGACTCGCGCGTTTACTTCTAGCGACGAACAAACTATTTTATTCAGCGGATTCGACATTGTCGAAAATTCTCGGTAGTAATatctagactgcgggttttgtgcatttacaaaaaatattttagcaCATGAATGTGTgctagtttcagcttaatagtataattaaaagaagaatacaatttttatttagatcctgtgtcctgcaatcaatgtaaacattctttattttgcataaagatccgcagtctagtaatatcaTATGGCATTCAATCCTGCTTACGTATCTTCTTGAAAGACTGCAAACTTTGCACACGACAGAATCATGTTTTCTTTTCCCGTTTGCTCTGTAATCTGTTTCTCGATAAATTCTACGAGGCTGAAGCTCGATAGAGGTTTCCAGAgcttgataaaaataaaattctagcAGATGTGTTTCTCGGAAAAATTTCAAAGAGCGCGATAGAATGGTTTGAAAAGTCGCTCCGGCGTAAATCCTGCCCCAGTTTTTGATCCTCGCGCAGAAATGAAAGAAAGTGATGGGAAAGGTGTGGCAGTCTGTGCCAGTATCCGAATGGTCGTCATTATATCATTCGCGCGTTTGAAAAGGAGCGAGCGTCGCCGGTCGTGTTCTCCGCGACATCAATGTTTTAGCATTCCGCAGAGCGTTTTTTTTCTAACCGAAGAAACTGTCTTTCACTGTCCTTTATAGCCGGCGTTACGTGCGCttttttcgattctttttttaCCGTTTCGCGCGTCATCGTCGTCTCTTCTTCTATCCTGTACCTCGACCGTGTCGATCTTTCGACCTTAACGTCGACGCGAGGCAGGTTTGCTTCTTGTTTGCGTCGCGCATGATGTCACcgatttttatcgatttttcCTGCGAATGACGTGCCTCCGATCCGTCAGCACAGTGTCCAAATTTTAAGTCTAGCTAGCCCGTTATCTCCTCGGGTCAGCTCGCTCAACCGTGACCAGAATACACGGGCTCGCTTAGCGCTACACATTTTTTACATTACCGCAAAGTTAAAATGTTGCGAGAATCCTGTTACGACCAGGAAACAGATTAACTCGTTACTCCGTTTAACTTTTTACACTTGGCGATCTTCGACGGATCACCGGTCATTGCACAGTTTACGCAATGGTAGAAAATTTCAGTGGTACGTGACGCAATTCTCGGTTTATCTTTAACTATCAATATTTTTCGTGATACAGTTGCTCGAACCGAAGCTTGGTTTTCTGATTTTCTCGACGACAATTTTTATCGTGTATGTCCAACTGATTTTTTCCGACTGGAATGCAAGAGTATTTTCGAAACGCCCGGTATAGCGACCGAACTAATATCCTGAAAACTGTGAGAGCAAGAAGGGAAAGCGCCGTTGCTTACGAGAATTAAAGGTCGCCATTGTTTCGTAACGTGTTAGCCGAGCAATTTTTCGATCGTAAGCGTGTCTGTACATAGAATTAATTAATGAAGAATGAAATCAGTCTAATGAAGATTTCGTTGCGATAGACAGCAATAGAACGGGGTTTATATCATTACACAATGAGATAGAATCGGAACAGATTCGTACCGTAAATTTCGTACACGCAGACTGCTTTATCCACTGgaaaatttcgaatgaaatttctACGGTCCTTGATCGCTTGAGAACATTTTGATTTTCCACAGAGTAGACCGGATTGTATACATTTGTCAGAGAGAACcagtaaaatagtaaaaacactAGAAGGACAAGAGAATATTCTCGAATGATTAAACTTAGATTTTACAGGATGATATACAGTCTATTTTTAAGGCAGCCGTTTAGGGAAACGATGTACGTAGCGAGAACTGAAAATCGGGAGAAAAAGAGCGAAGTACATGGATGTACTATTTCCGAATAATTTACGAGCCGATGTGGCTCCTTTCGAGGCTGATATTGCAGATTTACAAGTCGTGCCACCGGAGATCCGGGATTCGAAATATCCGCGTTGACCGTAAATGCAGACGAGAGAGACCAGTTACGTGGGTTTACGATGATTTCTCGTATTTTACGACGGACATAAAAACACGCGAGTGCTCACATTAGCAGTGTATCCTCGATCTAAATGTATCTACCCGCTCGATTGCATTTATTAGTCCGTTGGGCGCAGGATGAAATCAGTGTCTCTTGGATCTCCACTTTGTTTTTCGCTTGGCATCGATCGCGATCATCTAACGATCCTTCGGAATCCTTTCTAAACTGGCTTGTACAATTTCTTTCGATCCTGGTTAGACTATTTCACGATTTAGATTATCTCGTTTAGGAAACGCGATCAATTTCAAGGCCTTCGGCGAATCTAGAGATCGTAGATCCGTCGTAGATCGCAGATATATTGATTTTTATGGGCCGCGAAGATTGGATTAGTATCTCTCGATCTGATCAATGTTATTTGGAATAATATCGAGGTTTAGAGGATCTCGTGTCTGCATTTGCAGCCTCGAGAAGTTTCACCGGAAACGCGTGCAATTCGGTTTTGTCAGCAGCGCGTCAAAGTGTCCATCAACGGCGATGCGACGCCAATAAAAGATCTGCAATAAAAATTTTGCAACGATCACAACAGGTGTCGGGTTTCCTGCTGGCGAGTCGTTACAGTCGGCGCGAAATGTAACACTCGGTGACTCGTGCAACGTCAAGATC
This genomic interval carries:
- the Hemk2 gene encoding hemK methyltransferase 2 — protein: MDVDTASDNTSIDDKIDDFCENPTRDALTEGLMSLLKPTVDQLDERIRATRICQIELKQQIESLGEELQRINDALQCPLETDAYVKKLINAKHKITVVSNILQNTQERLNKIHQAVEKNTTKRKALLDHSSSYSNPMSTLDKEDQPELEKGTATTMGQDIMDTPITNLSDTDLETVYEPSEDSFLLIDALEADLEDLKAKKPVMCLEIGSGSGVVITALAMALNKHCRTYHLAIDLNNNACRVTRNTSRLNSTDIDVLQMDLLSCMRSGCIFDVVVFNPPYVVTSDQEVLDERLLFKSWAGGFNGRKVMDRVFPKIPDILSETGTFYLLIIKENNPEDILRIFKNMNMQGAIVAERRIRGEHLYILRFQKIAESYEARALDVGVST